The following proteins are co-located in the Spinactinospora alkalitolerans genome:
- a CDS encoding DUF6221 family protein, giving the protein MTLVEFLQARLDEDERVARQAAAERWRAADTRLENGGHAATVADSTESGTVNTLFPAIVAQLRPDNGHLGAS; this is encoded by the coding sequence GTGACCCTCGTCGAGTTCCTGCAGGCCCGGTTGGACGAGGACGAGCGGGTGGCGCGTCAAGCCGCTGCGGAGCGATGGCGGGCAGCGGATACGCGGCTGGAGAACGGCGGACACGCCGCGACCGTCGCCGACAGCACCGAGTCGGGGACGGTGAACACCCTGTTCCCGGCGATCGTCGCCCAGCTCCGGCCCGACAACGGCCATCTCGGCGCCTCTTGA
- a CDS encoding flavin reductase family protein has protein sequence MPLTSEAVDIETLKQVHRSFVSGVTIVTTNVEGRPRGLAVNAFSSVSLDPPLVLVCVQKTSSTYPSLFASTHFGVNILAADQADIVARFASKSGDKFSGVAWRPATAETPIIEGTSASLVARIGERLQTNTHTVFMGRVVEAEYSSAPPMVYSGGRFYDGGRLIPAPEADR, from the coding sequence GGTCCATCGGTCCTTCGTCTCCGGCGTCACCATCGTCACCACCAACGTCGAGGGCCGTCCCCGGGGCCTGGCGGTCAACGCGTTCTCCAGCGTATCCCTCGACCCTCCGCTGGTCCTGGTCTGCGTGCAGAAGACGTCTTCGACCTATCCCTCGCTCTTCGCCTCCACACACTTCGGCGTGAACATCCTCGCGGCCGACCAGGCCGACATCGTCGCGCGCTTCGCATCCAAGTCCGGTGACAAGTTCTCCGGAGTCGCCTGGCGGCCGGCGACGGCCGAGACCCCGATCATCGAAGGCACCTCCGCGAGCCTGGTCGCGCGGATCGGCGAGCGGCTGCAGACGAACACGCACACCGTCTTCATGGGACGCGTGGTCGAGGCCGAGTACAGTTCGGCGCCGCCCATGGTCTACAGCGGCGGTCGGTTCTACGACGGTGGCCGGCTCATCCCGGCCCCGGAGGCCGACCGGTAG